A part of Cannabis sativa cultivar Pink pepper isolate KNU-18-1 chromosome 6, ASM2916894v1, whole genome shotgun sequence genomic DNA contains:
- the LOC115724605 gene encoding probable L-type lectin-domain containing receptor kinase S.7 isoform X2 codes for MSSRKLLVFFFCFLLYYSKNPPFVLSLPSSSSSDNVRLDFPFFSLRNFTLLGDSYLRNGMIGLTRELGVPSSSAGTVIFNNPIKFFDSETNTTASFSTKFSFTIANLNPSSFGDGLSFFLSPDNRILGSPGGYLGLVNSSQLTKNKFLAIEFDTRLDMHFDDPNDNHVGFDIESLNSIKTANTMLQGINLKAGNVITTWIDYKNVQEKLSVFLSYSNIKPEKAILSLDINLYEYLTENMYVGFSASTEGSTELHLIENWSFHTYGFLSLRTRKNPHNVSDNSVAFVTPMIPEVDSDSSSRNNHHKKLGLELGIAVPAFFFVALVVFVYVSVRRLNSIKTQKLFFNHELLTSPREFTYRELKLATKGFHSSRIIGHGAFGTVYKAFFVNSGTIAAVKRSKHSHEGTMGYLAPEYLQYGKATEKTDVFSFGVVILEVACGRRPIEREIDTQKMVNLVDWVWGLYSEGKIIEAADKRLNGEFKEEEMRKLLLVGLSCANPDSNERPTMRRVLQILSNEAEPMEVPRIKPSLTFSCSLHYTLDDIVSDDDDDDQVEDCEIKVTTQQ; via the exons ATGTCTTCAAGAAAGCTTCTTGTTTTCTTCTTTTGCTTCCTTCTTTACTACTCAAAAAACCCACCTTTTGTACTATCTttaccttcttcttcttcttctgataATGTCAGATTGGATTTCCCATTTTTCAGTCTGAGAAACTTCACACTACTCGGAGATTCTTATCTCAGAAACGGCATGATTGGGTTAACAAGAGAGCTCGGTGTTCCATCTTCAAGTGCTGGAACAGTAATCTTCAATAACCCAATTAAGTTTTTTGACTCAGAAACTAATACCACAGCTTCTTTCTCCACTAAATTCTCTTTCACCATTGCTAATCTAAACCCTAGCTCTTTCGGGGACGGGTTATCGTTCTTTCTTTCGCCGGATAATAGGATTCTTGGTAGCCCTGGTGGTTATTTGGGTCTTGTTAATTCTTCTCAATTGACCAAGAACAAGTTTTTGGCTATTGAGTTTGATACTCGTTTAGATATGCATTTTGATGATCCAAATGATAATCATGTTGGGTTTGATATTGAGAGTCTTAATTCAATCAAAACTGCTAATACTATGTTGCAGGGGATTAATCTTAAAGCTGGGAATGTAATCACAACTTGGATTGATTACAAGAATGTTCAAGAGAAGTTGAGTGTGTTCTTGAGTTACTCGAATATCAAACCCGAAAAGGCGATTTTGAGTTTGGATATTAATCTTTATGAGTATCTTACAGAGAATATGTATGTGGGATTTTCAGCTTCAACTGAAGGAAGTACTGAGCTTCATTTGATTGAGAATTGGAGTTTTCATACATATGGATTTTTGTCTttaagaacaagaaaaaatccTCATAATGTGTCTGATAATTCTGTGGCTTTTGTTACACCAATGATTCCTGAAGTTGATTCTGATTCTTCTTCAAGGAATAATCATCACAAGAAGCTTGGTTTAGAGCTTGGAATAGCTGTACCAGCCTTCTTTTTTGTTGCACTTGTTGTGTTTGTTTATGTGTCTGTGAGAAGATTAAACAGTATTAAAACTCAAAAGCTTTTCTTCAATCATGAGCTTTTAACATCTCCAAGAGAGTTTACTTATAGAGAATTGAAGTTAGCCACAAAGGGTTTTCATTCAAGTAGGATAATTGGGCATGGAGCATTTGGTACTGTCTATAAAGCTTTCTTTGTGAATTCAGGTACAATTGCTGCTGTGAAAAGATCAAAGCATTCACATGAAG GAACAATGGGATACCTTGCTCCTGAGTATCTTCAATACGGTAAAGCAACCGAAAAGACTGATGTTTTTAGCTTTGGTGTTGTGATTCTTGAAGTTGCTTGTGGTAGAAGACCGATAGAGCGGGAAATCGATACTCAGAAGATGGTTAATCTTGTTGATTGGGTTTGGGGTTTGTATTCTGAAGGGAAGATCATTGAAGCTGCTGATAAAAGATTGAATGGCGAGTTTAAAGAGGAAGAAATGAGAAAGCTTTTGCTTGTGGGGTTGAGTTGTGCTAACCCGGATAGTAATGAAAGGCCTACAATGAGAAGAGTCTTACAGATTTTGAGTAATGAAGCTGAGCCTATGGAAGTACCAAGAATCAAACCAAGTCTTACTTTTTCTTGTAGTTTGCATTATACTTTGGATGATATTGTttcagatgatgatgatgatgatcaagtAGAAGATTGTGAGATTAAAGTTACTACTCAACAATGA
- the LOC133038978 gene encoding uncharacterized protein LOC133038978, translating into MADDYGVSISYQKAWRAREKAIVDARRRPQESYGTITDLVTDEDNKFKYLYFAVGASIKGWQHCTPIIVTDGTFLTNQHGGTLLIASAQNANRHIFPLAFAVVDSENDGSWEWFLHKIKETYGEREGQCIVSDRHESILKARKETFPDIMHGVCCYHLMKNIKMKFKKGGDELKIAFNSASKAYNIEDFEKSMQDLDNIDVRIRDYLVNEIGVEKWTRLYGMNRRYKTMTSNIAESINAALKARRDLPIATLLECLHSLVQRWYWENKNRAQKTTTTLAKIPEKTLKKQRDMSLKYKKPSVYQVHDNNGSHIVNLENKTCGQRFEYDEMPCSHAIAVLSKRNLSCYKYCSYYYTKEAFMATYEDSILPLGEATSWNIPDLIRNIVVLPPKHKRAAGRPKKQRYKNGLEAKAQVVCGQCHQRGHNKRSCKNDPVLKPPRKRKRS; encoded by the exons ATGGCGGATGATTACGGTGTCTCTATATCTTACCAAAAAGCATGGAGAGCTAGAGAAAAGGCAATTGTGGATGCTCGTCGCCGCCCACAAGAATCATACG GAACAATCACAGACCTAGTAACAGATgaagataacaaattcaaataTCTATACTTTGCAGTAGGTGCTTCAATAAAAGGTTGGCAACACTGTACACCAATTATAGTCACAGATGGAACCTTTTTGACAAACCAACATGGAGGCACTTTGTTGATAGCAAGTGCACAAAATGCAAATAGACATATATTCCCACTTGCATTTGCAGTAGTAGATTCCGAAAATGACGGCTCTTGGGAATGGTTTCTtcacaaaataaaggaaacttatGGCGAAAGAGAAGGTCAATGCATCGTATCGGATAGACATGAGAGTATACTAAAAGCAAGAAAAGAGACCTTTCCAGATATAATGCATGGGGTATGTTGTTACCATTTGATgaagaatataaaaatgaaattcaaaaaaggAGGTGATGAGCTCAAGATTGCATTTAATAGTGCATCTAAAGCTTACAACATAGAAGATTTTGAAAAGAGCATGCAAGACTTGGACAATATAGATGTAAGAATAAGAGATTACTTGGTGAATGAAATTGGTGTCGAAAAGTGGACAAGACTATATGGCATGAACAGGAGATACAAAACAATGACATCAAATATTGCCGAATCGATCAATGCGGCCTTGAAAGCAAGAAGAGACCTACCCATCGCAACTCTACTAGAATGCCTACATTCATTGGTGCAAAGATGGTATTGGGAAAACAAGAATAGAGCCCAAAAAACTACAACAACACTGGCAAAAATACCTGAAAAAACATTAAAGAAACAAAGAGATATGAGTTTAAAGTACAAG AAACCTTCGGTATACCAAGTACACGACAACAACGGATCTCACATAGTAAACTTGGAGAATAAAACATGCGGCCAACGATTTGAATATGATGAAATGCCTTGCTCTCATGCAATCGCTGTACTAAGCAAAAGGAACCTGTCTTGCTACAAATATTGCTCATACTACTACACGAAAGAAGCTTTTATGGCAACATATGAAGACAGTATACTCCCATTAGGTGAGGCAACATCATGGAATATACCAGATTTAATAAGAAATATTGTAGTCCTCCCACCTAAACATAAGAGAGCTGCCGGAAGACCAAAGAAACAACGATACAAAAATGGACTTGAAGCAAAAGCACAAGTGGTATGCGGTCAATGTCACCAGAGAGGACACAACAAAAGATCATGTAAAAATGACCCAGTACTAAAACcaccaagaaaaagaaaaagatcataa
- the LOC115724605 gene encoding probable L-type lectin-domain containing receptor kinase S.7 isoform X1, with product MSSRKLLVFFFCFLLYYSKNPPFVLSLPSSSSSDNVRLDFPFFSLRNFTLLGDSYLRNGMIGLTRELGVPSSSAGTVIFNNPIKFFDSETNTTASFSTKFSFTIANLNPSSFGDGLSFFLSPDNRILGSPGGYLGLVNSSQLTKNKFLAIEFDTRLDMHFDDPNDNHVGFDIESLNSIKTANTMLQGINLKAGNVITTWIDYKNVQEKLSVFLSYSNIKPEKAILSLDINLYEYLTENMYVGFSASTEGSTELHLIENWSFHTYGFLSLRTRKNPHNVSDNSVAFVTPMIPEVDSDSSSRNNHHKKLGLELGIAVPAFFFVALVVFVYVSVRRLNSIKTQKLFFNHELLTSPREFTYRELKLATKGFHSSRIIGHGAFGTVYKAFFVNSGTIAAVKRSKHSHEGKTEFLAELSIIACLRHKNLVQLQGWCVEKGELLLVYDFMPNGSLDKLLYQQGPYLSWSHRHNIAVGLASVLTYLHQECEQQVIHRDIKTGNVLLDGNFNARLGDFGLAKLMDHDKSPVSTLTAGTMGYLAPEYLQYGKATEKTDVFSFGVVILEVACGRRPIEREIDTQKMVNLVDWVWGLYSEGKIIEAADKRLNGEFKEEEMRKLLLVGLSCANPDSNERPTMRRVLQILSNEAEPMEVPRIKPSLTFSCSLHYTLDDIVSDDDDDDQVEDCEIKVTTQQ from the coding sequence ATGTCTTCAAGAAAGCTTCTTGTTTTCTTCTTTTGCTTCCTTCTTTACTACTCAAAAAACCCACCTTTTGTACTATCTttaccttcttcttcttcttctgataATGTCAGATTGGATTTCCCATTTTTCAGTCTGAGAAACTTCACACTACTCGGAGATTCTTATCTCAGAAACGGCATGATTGGGTTAACAAGAGAGCTCGGTGTTCCATCTTCAAGTGCTGGAACAGTAATCTTCAATAACCCAATTAAGTTTTTTGACTCAGAAACTAATACCACAGCTTCTTTCTCCACTAAATTCTCTTTCACCATTGCTAATCTAAACCCTAGCTCTTTCGGGGACGGGTTATCGTTCTTTCTTTCGCCGGATAATAGGATTCTTGGTAGCCCTGGTGGTTATTTGGGTCTTGTTAATTCTTCTCAATTGACCAAGAACAAGTTTTTGGCTATTGAGTTTGATACTCGTTTAGATATGCATTTTGATGATCCAAATGATAATCATGTTGGGTTTGATATTGAGAGTCTTAATTCAATCAAAACTGCTAATACTATGTTGCAGGGGATTAATCTTAAAGCTGGGAATGTAATCACAACTTGGATTGATTACAAGAATGTTCAAGAGAAGTTGAGTGTGTTCTTGAGTTACTCGAATATCAAACCCGAAAAGGCGATTTTGAGTTTGGATATTAATCTTTATGAGTATCTTACAGAGAATATGTATGTGGGATTTTCAGCTTCAACTGAAGGAAGTACTGAGCTTCATTTGATTGAGAATTGGAGTTTTCATACATATGGATTTTTGTCTttaagaacaagaaaaaatccTCATAATGTGTCTGATAATTCTGTGGCTTTTGTTACACCAATGATTCCTGAAGTTGATTCTGATTCTTCTTCAAGGAATAATCATCACAAGAAGCTTGGTTTAGAGCTTGGAATAGCTGTACCAGCCTTCTTTTTTGTTGCACTTGTTGTGTTTGTTTATGTGTCTGTGAGAAGATTAAACAGTATTAAAACTCAAAAGCTTTTCTTCAATCATGAGCTTTTAACATCTCCAAGAGAGTTTACTTATAGAGAATTGAAGTTAGCCACAAAGGGTTTTCATTCAAGTAGGATAATTGGGCATGGAGCATTTGGTACTGTCTATAAAGCTTTCTTTGTGAATTCAGGTACAATTGCTGCTGTGAAAAGATCAAAGCATTCACATGAAGGTAAAACTGAATTTCTTGCTGAGTTATCTATTATTGCTTGTTTGAGACATAAGAATTTGGTTCAACTTCAAGGTTGGTGTGTTGAGAAAGGTGAATTGTTACTTGTTTATGATTTCATGCCTAATGGTAGTCTTGATAAATTGCTTTACCAACAAGGACCTTATTTGAGTTGGTCACATAGACACAACATTGCAGTTGGTTTAGCTTCTGTTTTGACTTATCTTCATCAAGAATGTGAGCAACAAGTAATCCATAGAGATATCAAGACAGGAAATGTTTTGCTTGATGGAAACTTCAATGCAAGATTAGGCGATTTCGGTTTAGCAAAACTCATGGATCATGATAAGAGCCCTGTTTCAACTCTAACTGCAGGAACAATGGGATACCTTGCTCCTGAGTATCTTCAATACGGTAAAGCAACCGAAAAGACTGATGTTTTTAGCTTTGGTGTTGTGATTCTTGAAGTTGCTTGTGGTAGAAGACCGATAGAGCGGGAAATCGATACTCAGAAGATGGTTAATCTTGTTGATTGGGTTTGGGGTTTGTATTCTGAAGGGAAGATCATTGAAGCTGCTGATAAAAGATTGAATGGCGAGTTTAAAGAGGAAGAAATGAGAAAGCTTTTGCTTGTGGGGTTGAGTTGTGCTAACCCGGATAGTAATGAAAGGCCTACAATGAGAAGAGTCTTACAGATTTTGAGTAATGAAGCTGAGCCTATGGAAGTACCAAGAATCAAACCAAGTCTTACTTTTTCTTGTAGTTTGCATTATACTTTGGATGATATTGTttcagatgatgatgatgatgatcaagtAGAAGATTGTGAGATTAAAGTTACTACTCAACAATGA